Proteins encoded together in one Alteribacter keqinensis window:
- a CDS encoding YtrH family sporulation protein yields MDKDFLATLIIDYFVAFGVIIGGSIVGGIGAYLIGKPPMSIMYDLASSLKIWALVAAIGGTFDAISSLERGIFEGTHADIFKTLVMIFAALCGAHSGTVIIQWITQEGIK; encoded by the coding sequence TGATTACTTTGTTGCATTCGGTGTCATTATAGGCGGATCAATTGTGGGGGGAATCGGTGCCTACCTTATTGGAAAACCGCCAATGTCTATTATGTATGACCTTGCTTCAAGCCTTAAGATATGGGCGCTTGTTGCTGCAATCGGCGGAACATTCGATGCCATCAGCAGCCTGGAACGGGGAATTTTTGAAGGAACCCATGCGGATATTTTCAAAACGCTCGTGATGATCTTTGCAGCATTATGCGGTGCACACAGTGGTACGGTAATTATTCAATGGATAACCCAGGAGGGAATTAAATGA
- the ytrI gene encoding sporulation membrane protein YtrI has product MRVPPFYHDKSWQRFFAGVILGMLIGWLFFLYNFGYVHEHLRMEIGKQRSLIESHEKTIEILRKDSDEQNKQLQQMLTVQEIKINFLNESEVNLSELTLFELKGAVESELELVRNKSLENVHLSKEVLKKAIENKRYGINEKYYQLKIENTTIYSVLELDISIHAAE; this is encoded by the coding sequence ATGAGAGTCCCCCCTTTTTATCATGATAAAAGCTGGCAGCGATTTTTCGCCGGAGTCATCTTAGGTATGCTAATCGGGTGGCTCTTTTTTTTATACAATTTTGGTTATGTCCACGAGCATTTGAGGATGGAAATCGGAAAGCAGCGCTCCTTGATTGAGAGCCATGAAAAAACAATTGAGATCTTGCGGAAAGATTCCGATGAACAAAATAAGCAGCTTCAGCAGATGCTGACGGTTCAGGAAATTAAAATCAACTTTTTGAACGAATCAGAAGTGAACCTCAGTGAACTTACCCTTTTCGAATTAAAAGGTGCAGTAGAGAGCGAGCTTGAACTAGTAAGAAATAAAAGCCTTGAAAACGTACACCTGTCTAAAGAAGTTCTGAAAAAGGCGATTGAGAATAAACGGTACGGGATCAATGAAAAGTACTATCAGTTGAAAATTGAAAATACAACGATATACTCGGTATTAGAGCTTGATATCTCCATTCATGCTGCTGAATAA
- a CDS encoding DHH family phosphoesterase, whose protein sequence is MKQKIIEKIKKYHTIIIHRHVRPDPDAVGSQSGLKELIISNFPEKRVLLAGDDDSEFTYLAGMDKIKDDDYKGALVIVCDTANLPRVDDQRYELGEFLIKIDHHPEVDVYGDLSWVDITASSTSEMICELYGVWQEDGAVLSDEASRLLYAGIVGDTGRFRHPNTTKRTFYWAGKLIEGDFSRPELYNAMYEKNIDLVRMEGYVLSQVELKPSGAAFIKLPAEILKEYKVDAGMTASIVNSFSTLKDVKAWVFFVEEEEEIRVRLRSKGPVINDLAARYNGGGHPMASGATVYSWEEAERLLEELDQICTESE, encoded by the coding sequence ATGAAACAGAAGATTATTGAAAAAATAAAAAAGTATCATACGATTATTATACATAGACATGTCAGACCGGACCCTGATGCGGTCGGTTCACAGTCGGGTTTGAAAGAATTGATCATAAGTAACTTCCCGGAAAAAAGAGTATTGCTGGCAGGAGATGATGACAGTGAGTTTACTTACCTTGCCGGGATGGACAAAATTAAAGACGATGACTACAAAGGGGCACTTGTTATTGTCTGTGATACTGCTAATTTGCCCCGGGTTGACGATCAGCGCTATGAGCTGGGAGAATTCCTGATTAAGATCGACCATCATCCTGAAGTGGATGTGTACGGCGATTTATCCTGGGTGGATATCACAGCAAGCTCTACATCAGAAATGATTTGTGAGCTGTACGGAGTATGGCAGGAGGACGGTGCCGTACTCAGTGATGAAGCGAGTCGGCTGTTGTATGCCGGTATCGTTGGTGATACAGGACGTTTTCGTCATCCGAACACAACAAAACGAACGTTTTACTGGGCAGGGAAGCTGATTGAAGGGGATTTTTCACGTCCGGAGCTGTACAATGCCATGTACGAAAAAAACATCGACCTTGTACGTATGGAAGGCTACGTTCTCTCACAGGTTGAATTGAAACCGTCCGGGGCTGCTTTTATTAAGCTTCCGGCAGAGATTTTAAAAGAGTACAAAGTGGATGCAGGGATGACGGCAAGCATCGTCAATTCTTTTTCGACGTTAAAAGATGTGAAGGCATGGGTGTTCTTTGTAGAAGAAGAGGAGGAGATTCGTGTTCGTCTTCGTTCTAAGGGACCGGTTATTAATGACCTTGCTGCACGCTACAATGGCGGAGGACACCCCATGGCCTCCGGTGCAACTGTATATTCCTGGGAGGAAGCGGAACGCCTCCTTGAAGAGCTGGATCAGATATGTACTGAGTCGGAGTAA
- a CDS encoding YtpI family protein, with product MLIPIIIVVSFVLFVYFKVQQMKARGPMESKWYSSKSSIAVGVAIGTFGLNAMINLGTTVATAIGVIFIIYGGINVFFGIRNYRAFLPYARKEAEEIRKHESKEQPAK from the coding sequence ATGCTTATCCCGATTATCATCGTCGTTTCCTTCGTATTGTTTGTCTACTTTAAAGTTCAGCAGATGAAAGCACGAGGCCCTATGGAAAGTAAATGGTATTCCTCCAAATCAAGTATTGCTGTTGGTGTGGCTATCGGTACGTTTGGTCTTAATGCCATGATCAACCTTGGTACAACAGTAGCGACTGCTATTGGAGTGATCTTTATTATCTATGGTGGTATCAATGTCTTTTTTGGTATTCGTAACTATCGCGCCTTCCTGCCATATGCCAGAAAGGAAGCAGAAGAAATAAGAAAGCATGAATCGAAGGAACAGCCTGCTAAATAA
- a CDS encoding DRTGG domain-containing protein, whose protein sequence is MTKHEQILQHIRSLDVGSKISVRQVAKALQVSEGTAYRAIKDAENQGIVSTIERVGTIRIEKKQKENIEKLTFAEVINIVDGQVLGGRNGLYKTLSKFVIGAMKAEAMMRYVEPENLLIVGNREQVHKMALESGAAVLITGGFDTNDEVKALADRLELPIISTTYDTFTVAAMINRAIYDQLIKKEILMVEDILIPFDKTYLMTNGHTVEKWHELNKRTSHSRYPVIDEVDGKLLGMVTAKDVMGVSPFVEIEKVMTKQPIAVTSKTSVASAAHRMVWEGIELLPVTDSGRRLLGVISRQDVLKALQMIQRQPQVGETIEDLVTRHFEDVSTPQEHVYRLEVTPQMTNHLGTISYGVMTTIVTEAGSRALRKYKKGDLVVENITLFFIKPVQIDSEMKVCPRVLEVGRKFGKVDVEIFHENQIVGKAMLMAQLIDR, encoded by the coding sequence ATGACAAAACACGAACAGATCCTCCAGCATATCCGGTCTCTGGATGTGGGGAGTAAAATCTCAGTCAGGCAGGTTGCCAAAGCCCTCCAGGTGAGCGAGGGAACAGCTTACAGAGCGATTAAAGACGCTGAAAATCAAGGCATTGTAAGTACAATTGAGCGGGTAGGCACAATCAGAATAGAAAAGAAACAAAAAGAAAATATTGAAAAGCTGACTTTTGCTGAAGTGATCAACATAGTCGATGGACAAGTTCTTGGAGGCAGAAACGGTCTTTATAAAACACTTAGCAAGTTTGTTATCGGTGCCATGAAGGCAGAAGCCATGATGCGTTACGTTGAACCTGAGAACCTTCTTATCGTCGGTAACCGGGAACAAGTACACAAAATGGCACTGGAATCAGGGGCTGCTGTCCTTATTACGGGTGGGTTCGATACAAATGATGAAGTGAAGGCACTGGCAGACAGACTTGAACTTCCGATCATCTCTACTACGTATGATACCTTTACGGTAGCTGCAATGATCAACCGTGCAATCTATGACCAGCTTATTAAAAAAGAAATTCTGATGGTTGAGGATATCCTCATACCTTTTGATAAGACATACTTGATGACCAATGGCCATACGGTAGAGAAGTGGCATGAGCTGAATAAACGGACAAGCCACAGCCGTTACCCCGTTATTGACGAAGTGGACGGGAAGCTTCTCGGCATGGTCACAGCCAAAGATGTGATGGGAGTAAGCCCTTTTGTAGAAATTGAAAAAGTAATGACTAAGCAGCCAATTGCAGTAACATCGAAAACGTCTGTCGCATCAGCTGCCCACCGGATGGTTTGGGAAGGGATTGAGCTTTTACCTGTAACGGATTCGGGACGGAGACTTCTTGGGGTGATCAGCCGCCAGGACGTTCTTAAGGCTCTTCAGATGATTCAAAGGCAGCCTCAGGTCGGAGAAACAATTGAAGATCTTGTAACACGTCATTTTGAGGACGTTTCTACACCGCAGGAACATGTGTACCGGCTTGAAGTAACCCCGCAGATGACTAATCATCTCGGAACCATTTCCTATGGCGTTATGACAACTATTGTGACAGAAGCAGGAAGCCGGGCGCTGAGAAAATATAAAAAAGGCGACCTTGTGGTTGAGAATATTACTCTTTTCTTTATTAAACCTGTGCAGATCGACAGTGAAATGAAGGTCTGTCCCCGAGTTCTTGAAGTAGGACGGAAATTTGGAAAGGTGGACGTTGAAATTTTTCACGAAAACCAGATTGTCGGGAAAGCCATGCTCATGGCCCAGCTTATTGACCGCTGA
- a CDS encoding metal-dependent hydrolase, with protein sequence MKLSFHGHSVVKIETNGKTILIDPFIKGNDLCDLDAGKVKADVILLTHGHNDHVGDTIDIAKRNDALVVAPFELATYLGWQGLNTHPMHIGGAHEFDFGRIKLTQAFHGSAYTDDEKQEIIYTGMPSGILFFAEGKTIYHAGDTALYSDMKLLEKYRIDVAFLPIGDNFTMGPDDAAVAADWIGAKKVVPMHYNTFPVIEQNPKSFAEALGNDTGHVMKPGDEVEV encoded by the coding sequence TTGAAACTATCTTTTCATGGACATTCTGTAGTGAAGATCGAAACGAATGGTAAAACGATTTTGATTGATCCGTTTATTAAAGGTAATGACCTGTGTGATCTTGATGCAGGTAAAGTGAAAGCGGATGTCATTCTGCTTACACACGGCCACAATGACCACGTAGGTGACACCATCGACATCGCAAAACGAAATGATGCTCTTGTTGTAGCTCCTTTCGAGCTTGCAACCTATCTCGGGTGGCAGGGGCTCAACACACATCCCATGCACATCGGAGGCGCTCATGAGTTTGATTTCGGACGTATAAAACTTACTCAGGCCTTTCATGGTTCAGCCTATACCGATGATGAGAAGCAGGAGATTATTTATACAGGGATGCCGAGCGGAATCTTATTTTTCGCTGAAGGTAAGACCATTTATCATGCGGGGGATACAGCCCTTTACTCTGATATGAAACTGCTTGAAAAATACAGGATCGATGTAGCATTTCTACCAATTGGGGACAATTTTACAATGGGGCCGGATGATGCTGCTGTAGCAGCGGATTGGATCGGTGCAAAAAAGGTAGTGCCGATGCATTACAATACGTTTCCGGTTATCGAGCAGAATCCGAAATCATTTGCTGAAGCTCTGGGAAATGACACCGGTCACGTAATGAAACCGGGAGATGAAGTAGAAGTATAA